In Choloepus didactylus isolate mChoDid1 chromosome 6, mChoDid1.pri, whole genome shotgun sequence, one DNA window encodes the following:
- the ZBED5 gene encoding zinc finger BED domain-containing protein 5 → MIAHLLCILTYNFNTFVILNVYSKLTMFCTTNSLPMDLLLKEGSLKQEVESFCYQIVSESNDQKVGILQSEDEQLQPSVSKKSEDELSRVKFMSNPNKLRTFSKKPKRRKYDESYLSFGFTYFGNRDAPHAQCVLCKKILSNSSLAPSKLRRHLETKHAAYKDKDVSFFKQHLDSPENSKPPTPKIVNTDNESATEASYNVSYHIALSGEAHTIGELLIKPCAKDVVMRMFDEQYSKKIDAVQLSNSTVARRIKDLAADIEEELVCRLKISDGFSLQLDESADVSGLAVLLVFVRYRFNKSIEEDLLLCESLQSNATGEEIFNCINSFMQKHEIRWEKCVDVCSDASRAVDGKIADAVTLIKYVAPESTSSHCLLYRHALAVKIMPTSLKNVLDQAVQIINYIKARPHQSRLLKILCEEMGAQHTALLLNTEVRWLSRGKVLVRLFELRRELLVFMDSAFRLSDCLTNSSWLLRLAYLADVFTKLNEVNLSMQGKSVTVFTVFDKMSSLLRKLEFWASSVEEENFDCFPTLSDFLTEINSTVDKDICSAIVQHLRGLRSTLLKYFPVTNDNNAWVRNPFTVTVKPASLVARDYESLIDLTSDSQVKQNFSELSLNDFWSSLIQEYPSIARRAVRVLLPFATMHLCETGFSYYAATKTKYRKRLDAAPHMRIRLSNITPNIKRICDKKTQKHCSH, encoded by the coding sequence ATGATTGCTCATCTCCTGTGTATCCTGACTTATAATTTCAACACATTTGTGATACTCAATGTTTATTCTAAATTAACCATGTTTTGTACCACAAATTCATTACCCATGGATTTATTGCTGAAAGAAGGAAGTCTTAAACAAGAAGTAGAATCTTTTTGTTATCAAATTGTGTCTGAATCAAATGATCAAAAGGTTGGAATTTTACAAAGTGAAGATGAACAGTTGCAGCCTTCAGTTTCTAAAAAATCAGAAGATGAGCTTTCTAGGGTGAAATTTATGTCAAATCCCAACAAACTAAGAACATTTAGTAAGaaaccaaaaagaagaaaatatgatgaaagttatttgtcttttggatttactTACTTTGGAAATAGAGATGCGCCTCATGCTCAGTGTGTGTTATGTAAGAAAATTTTATCGAATAGCTCTTTAGCCCCTAGTAAGCTTCGAAGACATTTGGAAACTAAACATGCTGCATATAAAGACAAAGACGTAAGCTTTTTCAAGCAACATCTTGATTCACCTGAAAACAGTAAACCCCCAACACCTAAAATTGTTAATACAGATAATGAAAGTGCTACAGAGGCATCATACAATGTAAGTTACCATATAGCACTGAGTGGAGAGGCTCATACTATTGGAGAATTGCTTATCAAGCCTTGTGCAAAAGATGTAGTTATGCGGATGTTTGATGAACAATATAGTAAAAAAATAGATGCAGTACAGCTATCAAACAGTACTGTTGCACGTCGAATTAAGGATTTAGCTGCTGACATTGAAGAAGAGCTTGTTTGCAGACTAAAGATTTCTGATGGGTTTTCACTGCAACTAGATGAATCAGCTGATGTTTCAGGACTTGCTGTGCTGCTTGTGTTTGTTCGTTATAGGTTTAATAAGTCTATTGAGGAGGACTTACTCTTATGTGAATCTTTGCAAAGTAATGCTACTGGTGAAGAAATATTCAACTGCATTAACAGTTTCATGCAAAAACATGAAATCAGATGGGAAAAATGTGTTGATGTTTGTAGTGATGCTTCTAGGGCAGTGGATGGAAAAATTGCCGATGCTGTCACCCTGATAAAATATGTGGCGCCTGAAAGCACCAGTAGTCACTGCCTATTATATAGACATGCACTAGCAGTTAAAATAATGCCTACATCTCTGAAAAATGTGCTAGATCAGGCAGTACAAATAATCAATTATATTAAAGCTCGACCACATCAGTCCAGACTACTAAAAATTTTATGTGAAGAAATGGGTGCTCAGCACACAGCACTTCTTCTAAATACAGAGGTGAGGTGGCTTTCCCGAGGTAAAGTTCTGGTAAGACTTTTCGAGCTTCGTCGTGAGCTCTTAGTTTTCATGGACTCTGCTTTTCGACTATCTGATTGTTTAACAAATTCATCTTGGCTACTAAGACTTGCATATCTTGCAGATGTTTTCACTAAATTAAATGAGGTTAATCTGTCAATGCAAGGAAAGAGTGTGACGGTTTTTACAGTATTTGATAAAATGTCATCATTGTTAAGAAAATTGGAATTTTGGGCCTCATCTGTAGAAGAAGAAAACTTTGATTGTTTTCCTACACTTAGTGACTTTTTGACTGAAATTAATTCTACAGTTGATAAAGACATTTGCAGTGCCATTGTGCAGCACCTAAGGGGCTTGCGCTCTACtctgttaaaatattttcctgtaaCAAATGACAATAATGCTTGGGTCAGAAATCCATTTACAGTAACTGTCAAGCCAGCCTCATTAGTAGCACGGGACTATGAGAGTCTGATTGATTTAACATCTGATTCTCAagtgaaacaaaatttcagtgaacTTTCACTAAATGATTTTTGGAGTAGTCTAATTCAGGAGTATCCAAGCATTGCAAGACGTGCAGTTCGTGTACTTCTTCCTTTTGCTACAATGCACCTGTGTGAAACGGGGTTTTCATATTATGctgcaacaaaaacaaaatacaggaaaagACTTGATGCAGCACCTCATATGCGGATCCGACTCAGCAACATTACACCTAATATTAAGAGGATATGtgataaaaagacacaaaaacatTGTTCTCATTAA